A DNA window from Hordeum vulgare subsp. vulgare chromosome 1H, MorexV3_pseudomolecules_assembly, whole genome shotgun sequence contains the following coding sequences:
- the LOC123427887 gene encoding abscisic acid receptor PYL5, with protein sequence MVGLVGGGARVWRLSHEPASGAGGGGAATEADYMRRLHGHAPGENQCTSALVKHIKAPVHLVWSLVRSFDQPQRYKPFVSRCVVRGGDLEIGSVREVNVKTGLPATTSTERLEQLDDDEHILSVKFVGGDHRLRNYSSIITVHPQSIDGRPGTLVIESFVVDVPDGNTKDETCYFVEAVIKCNLTSLAEVSERLAVQSPTSPLEQ encoded by the exons ATGGTGGGCCTCGTAGGTGGCGGCGCGCGTGTCTGGAGGCTCAGCCACGAGCCGGCTAGCGGCGCAGGTGGAGGAGGGGCTGCGACGGAGGCGGACTACATGCGGCGGCTGCACGGCCACGCGCCCGGCGAGAATCAGTGCACCTCCGCGCTCGTCAAGCACATCAAGGCCCCCGTCCACCTC GTTTGGTCGCTAGTGCGGAGCTTCGACCAGCCGCAGCGGTACAAGCCGTTCGTCAGCCGCTGCGTGGTGCGCGGTGGCGACCTCGAGATCGGCAGCGTGCGGGAGGTCAACGTCAAGACCGGCCTGCCGGCGACAACTAGCACCGAGAGGCTCGAGCAGCTGGATGACGACGAGCATATCCTCAGTGTCAAGTTTGTTGGAGGCGATCACCGGCTAAGG AACTACTCATCCATCATAACAGTCCACCCACAGAGTATTGATGGGCGGCCAGGGACACTTGTGATTGAGTCCTTCGTGGTTGATGTGCCTGACGGTAACACAAAGGACGAGACTTGCTACTTCGTTGAGGCCGTGATCAAGTGCAACCTCACATCTCTTGCTGAGGTATCGGAGCGGCTAGCAGTTCAGTCACCTACATCGCCGCTTGAACAATAG